A region from the Bacillus sp. Marseille-P3661 genome encodes:
- a CDS encoding DUF4145 domain-containing protein gives MFKNFFKKKESKHEHNKHYGKQKFKCLDCGNFLNDGESLRCNKCHGAPANYNKENTINKSVYDKDGYDKKGFNYQGLDREGYNREGYNKNGYDRNGYDKDGFNLLGYNKKGFDKEGYNKEGFNYLGLDREGYNREGYNRYGYSRNGYDKDGYDKDGFNLIGYNKKGFNKEGFNKEGFNYLGLDREGYNREGYNRYGYDRNGYNREGYNKEGYNSKGYDREGFNKQGYNKDGYDNLGFNKMGLHKNGTVYDELGYNINGYSKSGYNKYGYNIEGFDIKGFNQEGLNKNGTYFDNNGFGVDGFNQYGLDLEGYNRGGYDQEGYNREGYNRQGYNKEGYNIEGYDREGFNSLGYDVYGYNKEGYDHEGCDKNGYNKDGYDRDGYDHSGYNKEGYDKEGYNRKGYNEEGFDKNGFDIEGYNKRGFDNSGFDRQGYNQSGEYNQYIDSYIENNHLRQNGQKIIYSEGIKDILLRIESAKKAMRFYDYIAAMAHIRTAAELFSKERFLVKKINDLNDSQFNRLTDLNEKKLLSLKEFEILNSIRLDGNEAIHQGYVDSAKTEVLLNKFLTIVHDWIEKDYW, from the coding sequence ATGTTTAAAAACTTTTTTAAGAAAAAAGAAAGCAAACATGAACATAATAAACATTATGGTAAACAAAAATTTAAGTGCTTAGATTGTGGAAACTTTCTTAACGATGGTGAAAGTCTCAGATGTAATAAATGCCATGGGGCCCCTGCTAATTACAATAAAGAAAATACCATAAATAAAAGTGTTTATGATAAGGATGGCTATGATAAGAAAGGTTTTAACTATCAAGGATTAGATCGAGAAGGTTATAATCGGGAAGGCTATAACAAAAATGGATATGACAGGAATGGCTATGATAAAGATGGTTTTAATTTGTTAGGTTATAACAAAAAAGGGTTTGACAAGGAAGGTTATAATAAGGAAGGTTTTAACTATTTAGGATTAGATCGAGAAGGTTATAATCGGGAAGGCTATAACAGATATGGATATAGCAGGAATGGCTACGATAAAGATGGCTACGATAAAGATGGTTTTAATTTGATAGGATATAACAAAAAAGGTTTTAACAAGGAAGGTTTTAACAAGGAAGGTTTTAACTATTTAGGATTAGATCGAGAAGGTTATAATCGGGAAGGCTATAACAGATATGGATATGACAGGAATGGCTACAATCGAGAAGGCTATAACAAAGAAGGTTATAACAGTAAAGGTTATGATCGAGAAGGCTTTAATAAACAAGGCTATAACAAGGATGGATATGATAACCTAGGATTTAATAAAATGGGGCTCCATAAAAATGGTACGGTATATGATGAATTAGGATATAACATAAACGGTTACAGTAAGAGTGGTTATAATAAATATGGATATAACATAGAAGGATTTGATATTAAAGGTTTTAATCAAGAAGGACTAAATAAAAATGGCACCTACTTTGATAATAATGGTTTTGGTGTTGATGGGTTTAATCAATACGGATTAGATTTAGAAGGCTATAACCGTGGAGGCTATGATCAAGAAGGTTATAATCGAGAAGGTTATAATCGCCAGGGTTATAACAAAGAGGGATATAACATTGAGGGCTATGATCGAGAGGGCTTTAATTCGTTAGGTTATGATGTTTATGGTTATAATAAAGAGGGTTATGATCATGAAGGCTGCGATAAAAATGGCTATAATAAAGATGGTTATGACCGTGATGGCTATGACCATAGTGGCTATAATAAAGAAGGCTATGATAAAGAAGGGTACAATCGAAAGGGTTATAACGAAGAGGGTTTTGATAAAAATGGATTTGATATTGAAGGATATAATAAACGAGGCTTTGATAATAGCGGCTTTGATAGACAGGGTTATAATCAAAGTGGAGAGTATAACCAATATATAGATAGTTATATAGAGAATAATCATCTTAGACAAAATGGCCAAAAAATTATTTATAGTGAAGGAATAAAAGATATATTATTGAGAATTGAAAGTGCAAAAAAAGCTATGAGATTTTATGATTATATAGCAGCAATGGCACATATAAGAACAGCAGCAGAATTATTTTCAAAAGAAAGGTTTTTAGTAAAAAAAATTAACGACCTTAATGATAGCCAATTTAATAGACTAACCGATTTGAATGAAAAAAAACTATTATCACTAAAAGAATTTGAAATTCTAAATTCGATTCGCTTAGATGGTAACGAAGCGATTCATCAAGGATATGTAGATAGCGCTAAAACAGAAGTATTATTGAATAAATTCTTAACTATTGTTCATGACTGGATTGAAAAAGATTATTGGTAA
- a CDS encoding HelD family protein codes for MNKSELKKEQKLLYNTIERIKNQSYYVWELITRQKNKFNSGNYSLGDEVTYQRGKQDSKLLERAEKNPYFGSFEIVSEDGDIENYYIGKQGIKDNNENVVVVDWRMPIASVFYNFTPGASTQRYTVNDEKLKKVYKYTVDVLRKKEYTIKDQKLIKIIQQVAETDSELNKTITELGDQLTITDDFLKEIIENSETTGYLKEIIATIQAEQNKAIRQPIDLNVIIQGVAGSGKSSIALHRLSYLLYNNKNISPEKVVVLGPSNLFISSVKDLLPDLSLEGIKHSTVQELILDFIKPALKSVKFDLTINKYFEDLLFLNGDNNARKIIKFKGSESFAILLDIFISDLITQYENLIKPVVILDVELDKETLLSIYEGYKYLPFKKRIERFLVHVENHIKRVLEERVKDLEQQLEFVNQTFLIDTGLKQDELTALKVKMQEITKYKVQKIRTIFKLELDNWKKNMKGPSLLDIYKQVLSFEVLNAFKHELAPGIPDLFSNYKLNKVTYFDLAPLFYIYLLLYDKPAEYSHIVIDEAQDLCFIHFAALKKITKTMTLLGDKDQSIFMKYGQYDWDELNNTVFKLDKNEILTLDTSYRSTKEIIDAANTVLSNQNNLLHSPIIPLNRSGEKVNFVEVTSGRDLLDNIIHTIKEWKKKYKRIALIHKDEQKARKVAEYLTQEYNKRDVVYISPEQEVVNKSISVLASYHCKGMEFDAVILLNINAESFPKDDLHSRLLYVLLTRAQQEVKVFYQDTPSSLLEGLIPHNPKEISVFDDIL; via the coding sequence GTTAATAACAAGACAAAAAAATAAATTTAATAGTGGAAATTATTCTTTAGGGGATGAAGTCACATATCAGCGTGGAAAACAGGATAGCAAATTGCTTGAACGTGCTGAAAAAAATCCTTACTTTGGTAGTTTTGAAATAGTCTCTGAAGACGGTGATATAGAAAATTATTATATAGGGAAACAAGGGATTAAGGATAATAATGAAAACGTTGTAGTTGTGGATTGGCGGATGCCAATTGCTTCAGTTTTTTACAATTTCACCCCGGGTGCATCTACTCAAAGGTATACTGTGAATGATGAAAAGTTGAAAAAAGTTTATAAATATACAGTTGATGTTCTTAGAAAAAAAGAATATACGATAAAAGATCAAAAACTTATCAAAATCATCCAACAGGTTGCTGAAACTGACAGTGAATTAAATAAAACAATTACGGAATTAGGAGATCAACTCACTATAACAGATGACTTTCTAAAAGAAATTATCGAAAATAGTGAGACAACGGGCTACTTAAAAGAAATTATTGCCACAATTCAAGCAGAACAAAATAAAGCAATAAGACAACCGATTGATCTAAACGTTATTATTCAAGGTGTTGCTGGCTCAGGCAAATCATCGATTGCATTGCACCGTTTATCATACTTGCTATATAACAATAAAAATATAAGTCCTGAGAAAGTTGTAGTTCTCGGTCCTTCTAATCTTTTTATTAGTTCTGTTAAGGACTTATTACCTGATCTAAGTTTAGAAGGGATTAAACATTCCACCGTTCAAGAACTAATTCTAGATTTTATCAAACCTGCACTAAAGTCGGTTAAATTTGATCTAACAATTAATAAATATTTTGAGGACTTGCTTTTTCTAAACGGTGATAACAATGCAAGAAAAATTATTAAATTCAAAGGATCTGAGTCGTTTGCGATACTTTTAGATATATTTATTTCAGATCTTATTACACAGTATGAAAACCTTATCAAACCGGTTGTTATATTAGACGTGGAACTAGATAAAGAGACTTTACTCAGCATTTATGAGGGTTATAAGTATTTGCCGTTTAAGAAGAGAATTGAGCGTTTTCTTGTGCATGTAGAGAATCACATTAAAAGAGTACTAGAAGAAAGAGTAAAAGATTTAGAGCAACAGCTTGAATTTGTTAATCAAACATTTTTGATAGACACTGGATTAAAACAGGATGAGCTTACTGCATTAAAAGTTAAAATGCAGGAAATAACAAAGTATAAAGTACAAAAGATTCGTACAATTTTTAAGTTAGAGTTGGATAATTGGAAGAAGAATATGAAAGGTCCAAGTTTATTAGATATATATAAACAAGTCTTATCTTTTGAAGTATTAAATGCTTTTAAGCATGAGCTTGCCCCCGGCATACCAGATCTATTTTCAAATTATAAGTTAAATAAGGTAACCTATTTTGATTTAGCACCGCTGTTCTATATTTATCTTTTATTATATGATAAACCTGCGGAGTATTCACATATTGTGATTGATGAAGCTCAAGATCTATGTTTTATTCATTTTGCCGCTTTAAAGAAAATTACAAAAACAATGACTCTTTTAGGTGATAAAGATCAATCTATTTTCATGAAATACGGTCAATATGACTGGGATGAACTAAATAATACTGTATTTAAATTGGATAAAAACGAGATACTGACTTTAGACACTAGTTATCGCTCAACAAAAGAAATTATTGATGCAGCTAATACTGTACTTAGTAACCAAAACAATCTATTACATTCTCCTATTATTCCTTTAAATAGATCGGGAGAAAAAGTGAATTTTGTGGAAGTTACGTCAGGAAGAGACCTCTTAGATAATATCATTCATACTATTAAAGAATGGAAAAAGAAATATAAAAGAATTGCCTTAATTCATAAGGATGAACAAAAAGCTAGAAAAGTAGCGGAATATCTTACACAAGAATATAACAAACGAGACGTCGTTTATATTAGCCCCGAGCAGGAAGTTGTAAATAAGTCTATATCGGTGCTGGCGTCCTATCATTGCAAAGGAATGGAATTCGATGCTGTAATCCTATTAAATATAAATGCAGAAAGTTTTCCAAAGGATGATTTACATTCACGTTTGCTGTATGTACTTTTGACTCGTGCTCAGCAAGAAGTAAAGGTTTTTTATCAGGATACTCCTTCATCATTGCTGGAAGGGCTTATCCCACATAATCCTAAAGAAATTTCCGTTTTTGATGATATATTATAG